A region from the Triticum aestivum cultivar Chinese Spring chromosome 3D, IWGSC CS RefSeq v2.1, whole genome shotgun sequence genome encodes:
- the LOC123080086 gene encoding beta-hexosaminidase 3 — MAPALRLLLAFLAIGSCTAADHVDLWPMPKTVSHGTQRLYVSNNATMSMAGSKYSDGKAILKDAFQRMLDLMKLNHNADGANPSSSLLTGVNIVVLSTQDELGFEVDESYNLTVPTIGEPLHAQIEAQTVFGALHALQTFSQLCHFEFTSRIIGLNSAPWMISDAPRFPYRGLLIDTSRHYLPLATIKGVIDAMTYSKLNVLHWHIVDEQSFPIEIPSYPKLWNGSYSYSERYTMPDAIDIVRYAEKRGVNVLAEIDVPGHARSWGVGYPELWPSDSCREPLDVSNNFTFKVIDGILSDFSKVFKFKFVHLGGDEVNTSCWTETPHIKEWLNNNHMNVSDAYRYFVLRAQKIAISHGYEVINWEETFNNFGDKLDRKTVVHNWLGGDVAPKVVAAGLRCIVSNQDKWYLDHLDATWEGFYLNEPLKGINNTEQQRLVIGGEVCMWGEQIDASDIEQTIWPRAAAAAERLWSPLEQIAEDTRSATSRLSRFRCLLNQRGVAAAPLAGNGRTAPYEPGPCVRQ; from the exons ATGGCGCCAGCTCTGCGGCTCCTCCTCGCGTTCCTGGCAATTGGATCCTGCACAGCTGCTGACCACGTCGACCTGTGGCCGATGCCCAAGACGGTGTCCCACGGGACGCAGAGGCTCTACGTCAGCAACAACGCCACCATGTCGATGGCGGGAAGCAAGTATTCCGACGGCAAGGCGATCCTCAAGGACGCCTTCCAGAGGATGCTTGATTTGATGAAGCTGAACCACAACGCTGACGGTGCAAACCCAAGCTCCTCCCTGCTTACCGGTGTTAATATCGTCGTTCTTTCGACACAAGATGAG CTCGGCTTTGAGGTAGACGAGTCATACAACCTGACTGTTCCCACAATAGGAGAGCCACTGCATGCGCAGATTGAG GCTCAAACAGTTTTTGGAGCACTTCACGCCTTACAG ACATTTAGCCAACTGTGTCACTTTGAGTTCACATCAAGGATTATTGGACTCAACTCAGCTCCGTGGATGATTAGTGATGCGCCCAGATTTCCTTACCGAGGCCTTCTTATTG ATACCTCAAGGCATTATCTTCCTCTCGCGACAATTAAAGGAGTGATTGATGCAATGACATACAGTAAACTG AACGTTCTCCATTGGCATATCGTGGATGAGCAGTCATTTCCGATTGAAATACCTTCATACCCAAAACTGTGGAACGGTTCATACTCTTATTCTGAGAGATACACAATGCCTGATGCCATCGACATCGTACG ATATGCTGAAAAAAGAGGTGTAAATGTCTTGGCCGAGATTGATGTTCCTGGGCATGCTCGCTCATG GGGTGTTGGCTACCCAGAATTGTGGCCATCAGATAGCTGCAGAGAACCGCTTGATGTCAGTAACAACTTTACCTTCAAAGTTATTGATGGTATTCTTTCAG ATTTTAGCAAggttttcaaattcaaatttgtccACTTAGGAGGTGATGAAGTCAATACAA GCTGCTGGACTGAAACACCCCACATTAAGGAATG GTTGAATAATAACCACATGAATGTGTCAGACGCATACAGATATTTTGTGTTGAGAGCCCAAAAGATAGCAATATCACATGGATACGAAGTCATTAACTG GGAAGAAACGTTTAACAACTTCGGAGATAAGTTGGACCGTAAAACCGTGGTGCATAACTG GCTTGGGGGGGATGTAGCACCAAAAGTGGTTGCTGCAGGGCTGAGATGCATAGTAAGCAACCAGGATAAGTGGTACCTAGATCACTTGGATGCCACATGGGAAGGATTTTACCTGAATGAACCCCTGAAAGGAATCAACAACACAGAACAGCAACGGTTGGTTATTGGTGGTGAGGTTTGCATGTGGGGAGAGCAAATCGATGCATCAGATATTGAACAAACTATTTGGCCACGTGCTGCAGCAGCTGCAG AGAGACTGTGGAGTCCACTTGAGCAGATTGCTGAAGACACCAGGTCAGCCACATCAAGACTGTCACGCTTCAGGTGTTTGCTGAATCAGAGAGGGGTAGCTGCTGCACCATTAGCTGGCAATGGTCGTACAGCACCATATGAACCTGGTCCCTGTGTAAGGCAATAG